A region from the Micrococcus cohnii genome encodes:
- a CDS encoding DUF4194 domain-containing protein: MTETPHEHDEAQQERDGAPADDAFVSAEPLEADPEDACFPGDRGALAPHVRRVLVRLLQRRHLDAEQHRQDWAVLLEHREAIESRLHELFVRLVVDHDRGLAYKQQVRSDELDVPILLKDEAYTRAETLVLVYLRGVYQREITAGEAAARVDLEEIEQTVLSYFSRDDGDVARRQRAVHTALNRLTHEGVVVLDSPQRYRITPLVEIVLSAERLRELEQWLREQAADEALAGDEADADHDEADADIDEEDAR; this comes from the coding sequence GTGACCGAGACCCCGCATGAGCACGACGAGGCGCAGCAGGAGCGCGACGGGGCGCCCGCCGACGACGCCTTCGTCTCCGCCGAGCCGCTCGAGGCTGACCCTGAGGATGCGTGCTTCCCTGGCGACCGGGGCGCGCTCGCCCCGCACGTGCGCCGCGTGCTCGTGCGCCTGCTGCAGCGCCGGCACCTCGACGCCGAGCAGCACCGCCAGGACTGGGCCGTGCTGCTCGAGCACCGCGAGGCGATCGAGTCCCGCCTGCACGAGCTGTTCGTCCGGCTCGTCGTGGACCACGACCGCGGTCTCGCCTACAAACAGCAGGTCCGCTCCGACGAGCTCGACGTGCCGATCCTGCTCAAGGACGAGGCCTACACGCGCGCTGAGACCCTCGTGCTCGTCTACCTGCGCGGCGTCTACCAGCGGGAGATCACCGCGGGGGAGGCGGCCGCGCGCGTCGACCTGGAGGAGATCGAGCAGACCGTGCTCAGCTACTTCTCCCGCGACGACGGGGACGTGGCGCGCCGCCAGCGCGCCGTGCACACCGCCCTGAACCGCCTGACCCACGAGGGCGTCGTCGTCCTCGACTCGCCCCAGCGCTACCGGATCACCCCGCTCGTGGAGATCGTGCTCAGCGCGGAGCGGCTGCGCGAGCTCGAGCAGTGGCTGCGCGAGCAGGCGGCCGACGAGGCGCTCGCCGGCGACGAGGCGGACGCCGATCATGACGAGGCCGACGCCGACATCGACGAGGAGGACGCACGATGA